The Alnus glutinosa chromosome 3, dhAlnGlut1.1, whole genome shotgun sequence nucleotide sequence acctatttctttctcttctttctgagTGGCCAAAACTTTGGCATTGTTTCTCCCGGCAGATCGAATAACTTTAAGGAGTACCAACCTACCATTAGCTTAAGAAATTGGCATTTCTCCCGGCAGCACATATTAACCCATATGATTGATTTGGGCAGTAGCACTTAGGTTGATTCTTACTCGGGTCATAACCACAAACCCCCTTAGACCCGGTGCAGGCACTACAATCCTCCTTCCACTTCGATCACATCGAATCCTCCTTTGATGGTTTCTTCAATTGTTGACCAATTAACAGTTCCTTCATGATAATGATGAGTTCCAAAAAGTGGAGGAACAACCACGCTTTTTACACAAAACCCAGGGCCATGGACTCCATCTACTATATATGTACCCACCTTTATTAGCAAGGGAAATGCTGGGGTACCCACCAGCATCCCACcaaattcattttattaaaggAATAACACATGTgactttgttttttaatttaataaattcattttcaGAGAACAGTGGTGGGATATTGGTTGGAGGGCAACCAGAGAGTAACGTAATGTTACCGTAGCTGCCAGGGCCAAATCGAAAAGCTCAAAATCGAGGGTGGCCGGCCGTAATCAAAGGACTAATGAACACCATCATATCATCCTAGTGGAATAGAGTAGGATGGGGCAATACTAACGTAACAATCTCAACCAAAATTTTTgatcaatttttgttaaaaaaaaaaaaaaacaaatgttggTTGGAATTGCTATATTAAAATTGTAAGATAATTATGaagtaaaaatgtaatttctagctATCATTATATCGACTATTGACAATTTGACATGTTGTGGTTGATCTTAAGTCTGATCACGTGTAGAAAAAGTTGGACAGTGACAAAACCACGGGGCCAGTGGTGCTGGGGCAGGACATGGAAGCGACGGGGATAGGCCAGGTTCTATTGTCCTTATATATAGAAGTCTTGCCCTTTCAATGGGACGCAAGAAAGTCTAGCCTTGTGACTTGTGAGCAGTGGTGGAAGTCTTGAATCAAATTATGAAGGCAACTCAGGTGCAATGAgtcctaatttttaatttttatgggcAGGTACAATGATTCTAGCCTTTTAAGTCATGAGCACAATGCATCAAGTAAGGTTCAACAAAGCCCATCATTTCAACTTATCTATGAACTGTTAGAGGAAGACTAGCTAACTAAAGACCAAAGTcaattagagttttttttttttttttttgggggggggggggggggggggggggggaggtatTATTTGTAGCTGttgtttttcttattgtttaatttcaatttaaaaaaatcttttaataatttaaagacATAAAACCAAAATCGAtcttttttaacatatatatatatatatgaaacccAAAGAATCTAATAAGCAATCTATATATTtgaaatccaaaaataataataataataataataatattaatgataaTTTGAAATTCAAGTGTACTTGATTGAAGTTGAACTAAGATTACAAGCGgcaaaactaaaagataaatttgaataaaaattaattaaagaatattaaagaatataactaacaaaataaataaataattcaaaaaaaaaaaaaaaacaaattattgcTACAGAGGTACGTAGTTCTCAGACTAAGAAATTTGGAATTATCGGTAGAAAGTGAAATGTCTTAGATTCGAAACATAAGCACTTTTGCCATTCGATcagtagtttatatatatatatatacacgttaCTTATAATGTTTAATTATGGACCCGTTAGTCTTCTTCCCATGGAAGTCAGAAATCTGAAAAATCTGGGTGCATTGTATATGTCTGAAAACATGTTATCCGGCGAAATTCCAAGCACTCTTGGTAGTTGTATTAAGCTGGAGCTTCTAGACATGCATGGCAACTTCTTCCAGGGGGCCATTCCATCGAGTTTAGGTTCtttgagaggaattcaagaattAGATCTTTCTAGGAATAATTTGTCAGGAAAAATTCCAGACTTTTTTGTGGGTTTCAACTTGTTGGATCTTCTGAATCTATCTTACAACAATTTTGAGGGTATTGTGCCTTCAGACGGCATTTTCAAGAACTCAAGTGCAACTTCAGTTGTGGGAAACAGTCAATTGTGTGGGGGAATACCTGAGATGCAGTTGTCTAAATGCAACTTCAGAGAGTCTAGGAAGAAAAAATTGAACTTAAGCATGAAATTAATTATCTCCATAGTTTGCGGGCTTctaggagtaatttttgtgctatcttttttatttgtcttttggttaagaaggaaaagaaaagaacccaCTTTAAGTTCTTCAGGAAATTTGCTTTTAAATTTGTCGTACCAAAGTCTCCTAAAAGCCACCGATGGGTTCTCCTCCACAAATTTGCTTGGTGTAGGTAGTTTTGGATCCGTGTATAAAGGAATGATTGACGAGGGTCAAATGACAATTGCTGTCAAGGTGCTCAACCTTTTGCGCCGTGGAGCTTCCAAGAGCTTTCTAGCTGAGTGTGAGGTCCTGAGAAACATCAGGCATCGGAATCTTGTAAAGATACTCACAGTTTGTTCAGGTGTTGATTATCAGGGTAATGATTTCAAGGCTCTAGTTTATGAATTCATGGTCAATGGTAGCCTTGTGGATTGGTTGCATCCAACTGGTACAGAGGATGAGACGCACCTGGAGCAGAGGCATCTGAATCTTTATCAGAGATTGAATATTGCCATTGATGTTGCGAGTGCATTGGAATATCTCCACTATCATTGTCAAACACCAATCCTGCATTGCGACCTCAAGCCGAGCAATGTTCTTCTAGACGATGAAATGATTGGACATGTCGGAGACTTTGGGTTAGCGAGATTTGCTCCCGAAGCTGACCATAACTCTTCAGGCAATCAGTCGAGTTCTATTGGCGTAAGAGGAACTATTGGTTATACTCCTCTAGGTGATCAAGACACTCTTTATCATTCCTCATgtataatcatttttcttttaataacaTTTCTAAGTTTCAAGAGGGTAAGAAAgttttattattcatttattcataaaaatttagtattgtacaattttattttctgatttcgTCACATAGAGAATATCATATCAGAATTCCTTTGTTAGCATATACACATACGTTAATTATATAGTCATTTATATACATGTTGAATTTGCAGAGTATGGTATGGGAAATGAGGTGTCCTCCTATGGAGATATATATAGCTATGGGATCTTTCTATTAGAAATGTTTACTGGAAAAAGACCcactgtcacgcccccgttttgggaaataaggaaaacgtgagtttgagtactaaaatcataaaatagaaGCGTGcaattacaacaaataaatttaaaactcaaattttaattaaacctttctattaataatctatacaaaatcatgaactccaaaaggaacaaatcatactatacaatattagggtttggctggttcatcacgaactatcgctctcagcgaggtctatgcccttacaagaaaaagacttcTTCTTACGGTTGTCATCTGGAGAGGGGTGGAGGaagaaggggtgagttcgacaactcagtaaggaaaatacaacaccaggggaaataaaacatgctataaacctttatgccataatctttagtcattttcataatgacagatttattctactcactgttaagaattaatttcacatataatgaattgcataaagtaaattgaattacaacctaaaccaatagtatattgattttaatttattttagatgatttaagtgtttttgaatatattaagattacgatgatgtttagaagtatgaatatgtgattttagattgAGTATACGTTAgagattcaagttatgaaaaattgtctgagaagtgatatgctaggctgtttatgttttataagaaaacacatattaaagcatgattcataaagtgaaatgtattgttttaggacaggtAGCAtggcatatgaacaattaaatagaatttgtaGAATGTAAATAGtgatataagaatgacagttataaatgagaatgacagtttattatgatccagtatattctttttatcagttttctctttaatcctttctctgtggtttaacctcttatagactctacaccgccaattcccgtgagcggcgcacgttggctttgtccaaaggacctatagactcagcctgtcgtcacagagaagagtcgctgggttggggatcttccctaggtgaaggccaacctcggatggtagcacacaccgacttacggtatgcttgccatgctaccctatgggtaccaattctaactgtagtagtgcctcaaggttaaacaattactgcacatgaacgttttctgtaatactgtaggctctgctttatctgtaaactttatttcaaaactgtaagagtcGCTtttataactgtagtcatgtgcagaatttaactttataTTCTCTTTTCCTTCAAAACTGTATCCTTAAATAGAGTCATATACTTTGGAATTCTCTGTAATCATATCTTGAAATGCTCTTTATCATTTCTctgagtatgcataattcataatttttgaaatgctcATATTCAAGACTGTAAACATGCTTAATCCATACTTTGGAGTtcttttaatcataactttaattatgcataaatcaaaaTGCTTTTAGTCATatctataattatgcataaatcatatctTTTAAAGAATCTCTTTTACTTATAActgtaatttatgcacaaaattcttaaataataacatatgagaaataaaagcttggcattaaaaatcacatcaataaatgctttataaaattccccaacactttctCTCAAGATTTgtaaataaaatcttgttgggggtttttcggtgttgtatccccttaccagGACTTTCCATTAGCGTCAAGATCGACCTTTTACCTAGATAAAGCACAAGGATGGATTTAGCGAAGCGTTCTGAAATTCAGttctaaaacttaaactaatttatcctatatatatatatatatacaaaatctctatccaaaattaaaacatatgagATTTAATATTAAATACAAAGTCTACCAATTCAACTTAATCCCAAACCCAAGACAAATCCTCCCAAAATACTCACAATTCAAAATAGTAACCATAACTCAATACTCTCAAAACACAGAGCAAGATCCTAAACTTAGTAAATCCACAATCATCCCAAAATCTAGTCTTCAAATACCACTAAACTTCCAATAGTTGAACACAACCCGAACACTTACTAAATCacccaaatcaaaacatcaCCATACTCATAATTGGTCAGAACACTATATCCACATACTAATTAAACCAACTTAAACCAGCAATCTCTTTAAAAACCATTAATCCtcaatttaaacattaaatcAACCAACagcaaaacttaaaaatttatttggtcAGAACAACCCAAATACCAATACCTATCTCTCAAATATAACATAACTGaaataaaaacaccaaaacccaTTGCCTACCAATCAAATAACCAAAACGATACATAGTCGGCCAAAGAACCCATAAACAGTTCACATCACAATCCTCCAAATAACATTCCAATACCCATCCAATTGAACAGCTCGaaacaaatctccaaaacaccTATCAACAAAGAATAGTATTTCAGCCAAGATCAACAAACAGGAACCACAATACTCAATACCACTAAAACAGAGACCCAAACTCAAGATTATCAATGCATAACCTTCACTGAATCGGTCCAAACAGGTAACTAAACCAAACCTACAAATCAGTCCATCACAGTCTACAACAGAGACAATTTTAACTTCAAAACCACATGGCCAAAACCACAATAAGCCCAAATACACACACAGAAAATCCTCCACAGTTTAACACCCCCGCTGAGATTTCTCAGCACTCAAAACAGAGGATCTCCACTACTCAACTCCAGCAACCGGATAAGGACAGAAAACATAGCAAACCCAAAGTCAGGGCATGGCCGAACACCTCCCTTACAAAACCAAATTCATCAAACAAGATCACAGCTCCCAAATCAATAAACAGCCCACACAAAACCCTTACAATCAGTTTAAATTCATCAATTCTGGAACTATGTATAGCCGAAGCATAATCAATTGAGAACCCCCCCCTAAttaatcgaaccctaattcatcaatcaacaaaataatccacaaaattataggatttatatACCTTGAGGACTTAATCAAAAAATCCACCGGAAAAGCCACCAGAAAACGCAcaggaagaaccgggtcttcctctcgggtcgTCGGTCACCGGGTCGGGTTTTCGGGTCAGGGGCTTCGGGCTTCGTGAATCGGCCGGAAAGTTGCCTTAACTTGCCGGAAATCGGCGTCTGGCCGCCGGTCATGGAGGACCGAACCTCCGGGAGGTTCGGGTCGCACGGGTTCTCCCGGATCCGTCGGGTTTGGCTCGCGGGTCGCGGGTTGCACGGTCATGGGTCGTCCGGGTTGCAGGCAGTCCACTACCGACGAAAAACCACCGGAAAGCAGCCCCCAAACGCCGGAAATCGCGTCTCAGGCCGCCGGACAGAGAGGATCGGGCATTAGGGCTCTCGGGTCCGGCGGGTTGCGGGTCGCACGGACACCACGGCTTCACGATCGGAGCTCTTCCCTCACCGGATTCCAGTCCCAGCCGCACCGCCGATCATGGAAGGTCGGAGCTCCCTGGGTTCGgctccctctctcccgatctctcggtATCTCTGCCCTCTCTCTCcgatctctctctatctcccgagtctctctctctcgacatctctctctctatccctcAAGTCTCTCCCTCAATCTCTGGCTCTCACTCCCTCTatctctctaactctctctgttctctctctcttagtaTCTCATCTCTCTCGATTTCACTCTCTTCAGTCTCTCTGTATCTCGTCGGAAGAGaggataagaagaagaaagaatataaggaagaaagaaaagaaagaaacaacttGCACGACAAGTtgttcgaattttttttttcttttttttttttcttttttttttctacttattGAGTAAGTTACTTACCAAATAAGTTAtactttattttatataaaaaaaaaatattattaggccaattaataagttttaaaaaaatatctggGGTATTACACCCACAGATGACATGTTCCAATAGGGCACTCTAAATCTACATTCCTTTGTTCAACAAGCTTTGCCTGAATGAGTTGTCGAGATTGCGGATCCAAATCTTTTTcgggaaagagaagaagagacaGCCATGAACAGAACTCATAATAACAACAGCAACACTAGAAGAAGCAAAATCCAAGAGTGTTTGATTTTGATGTTTGGGATTGGAGTTGCTTGTTCTGTTGAATAGCCAAGAGAGCGGATGAACATGAAAGATGTTGTATCTGAGCTTCA carries:
- the LOC133863361 gene encoding probable LRR receptor-like serine/threonine-protein kinase At3g47570, with translation MFNYGPVSLLPMEVRNLKNLGALYMSENMLSGEIPSTLGSCIKLELLDMHGNFFQGAIPSSLGSLRGIQELDLSRNNLSGKIPDFFVGFNLLDLLNLSYNNFEGIVPSDGIFKNSSATSVVGNSQLCGGIPEMQLSKCNFRESRKKKLNLSMKLIISIVCGLLGVIFVLSFLFVFWLRRKRKEPTLSSSGNLLLNLSYQSLLKATDGFSSTNLLGVGSFGSVYKGMIDEGQMTIAVKVLNLLRRGASKSFLAECEVLRNIRHRNLVKILTVCSGVDYQGNDFKALVYEFMVNGSLVDWLHPTGTEDETHLEQRHLNLYQRLNIAIDVASALEYLHYHCQTPILHCDLKPSNVLLDDEMIGHVGDFGLARFAPEADHNSSGNQSSSIGVRGTIGYTPLENIISEFLC